The Thermosynechococcus sp. CL-1 genomic interval CCTATGTCCACAAGTACCCCTACGACTGGCGCACCAAAAAACCAACGATCTTCCGCGCCACGGAGCAGTGGTTTGCCTCCGTTGAGGGCTTTCGCGATGCGGCACTAAAGGCGATCGCCGAGGTGAAGTGGATTCCTGCCCAAGGGGAAAACCGCATTACGGCAATGGTGGCGGAGCGTTCCGATTGGTGTATTTCGCGGCAGCGCAGTTGGGGCGTGCCCATTCCCGTCTTTTATGACAAAGCCACGGGGGAACCCCTGCTGACGGCAGAAACCATTGCCCATGTGCAAGCGATTATTCGCGATCGCGGCTCCGATGCCTGGTGGGAACTCTCCGTTGCGCAATTGCTGCCCGAATCCCTGCAAGATCAGGCCGATCGCTACGAAAAGGGCACCGACACGATGGATGTCTGGTTTGATTCGGGTTCCTCTTGGGCGGCGGTTCTCGGCGATCAACAGGCGGATCTCTACCTCGAAGGCTCTGACCAACACCGCGGCTGGTTTCAATCCTCATTGCTAACACGGGTTGCCGTTAAAGGCCAAGCCCCCTACAAAGCAGTCCTCACCCACGGCTTTGTCCTCGATGAGCAGGGACGGAAAATGAGCAAGTCCCTCGGCAATGTCACGGATCCCCGCGAAGTGATTGAGGGGGGCAAAAACCAAAAGCAAGACCCTGCCTATGGTGCCGATGTATTGCGCCTGTGGGTGTCCTCTGTGGACTATGCCAATGATGTGCCCATTGGTAAAAATATCCTCAAGCAGTTGGCGGATGTCTATCGCAAGATTCGCAATACGGCTCGCTTTCTTCTGGGGAATCTTCACGACTTTGACCCCGATCAAGACGCCATTCCCTATGCCCAACTGCCCGCCTTGGATCGCTATATGCTACATCGGCTGCATGAAGTCTTCAGCGAAGTAACGGCGGCCTTTGATAGCTTTCAGTTCTATCGCTTTTTCCAAACGATTCAAAATCTTTGTGTTGTTGATCTGTCGAACTTTTATCTCGATATTGCCAAGGATCGGTTGTACATCAGTGCTGTCGCGAGCGATCGCCGGCGTAGTTGTCAAACTGTCCTTGCCATTGCGGTTCAAAACCTCGCCCGTGCTATTGCCCCAGTGCTTCCCCATTTAGCCGAAGATATTTGGCAGCATTTGCCCTTCAAAACCCCCTATCTTTCGGTTTTTCAAAGCGGCTGGGTACAGCTTCCTGCCCAGTGGCAGGATCCGGGGCTAGCCAGTGAATGGCAACGCCTGCGGCAACTACGCCTAGAGGTGAATAAGGTGCTCGAACAGGCCCGTGCCGAAAAGCTCATTGGCTCCTCTTTGGAAGCCAAAGTGTGGCTCTATGTTGCCGATCCACAGTGGCGCGATCGCCTTGCGGAGATGAATCCCAGTGATGCCCTCAGTGGCAATGGGGTGGATGAATTGCGCTATCTCTTCTTGGTGTCCCAAGTGGAGCTGATGCCGCAAGAGGCAGGGGTGGACGTACCCTATGTCCTTGAAGCCGAAGGGCTATGGATTGGTGTTGGTCATGCCAAGGGTGAAAAATGCGTCCGCTGCTGGAATTATTCTGAAAGTGTGGGACAATCGGCCTTGCATCCCCAGTTGTGCGATCGCTGTCAAGCCGCCCTAGAAGGGACGTTTTAGATCATTGAGCGAAAGCATGCTAGAGATCGATCGTATCTACCAAGCTGATGCTTTTACCCTCTTGCCCCAGATTGAAAGTGCGAGCATTGATCTCATTATTTGCGACGGCCCCTACGGTGTAACCACCAATCCATGGGATCGCATCTCTAACATCCAAGAGTTTAACCTCAAACTCATCACCATCTTTGCTGAAAAATTGAAAGAGGGAGGAGCGCTCTACCTTTTTGGTAAACCTGATTGTATTGACTTTATTGACTACCGTCCATTTCTTAACTTACAGGCAAAAATTGTCTGGTATCAGCCCAGTCGCCTAGCCCAAGGACGGATCAACTACACAAATAACTATGATCTTATTTGTTACTTTATTAAAGGCCAGCGTCCCAAA includes:
- the ileS gene encoding isoleucine--tRNA ligase → MTDATPDYKDTVNLPQTTFEMRANAATREPQLQAFWAQHQIYETLQQTNPGEVFILHDGPPYANGALHIGHALNKILKDIINKYQLLRGRKVHYRPGWDCHGLPIELKVLQNLKPEQRAQLTPLTLRQQAKEFALKTVAEQKQSFQRYGVWGDWAHPYLTLTPDYEAAQIGVFGEMVLRGYIYRGLKPVHWSPSSKTALAEAELEYPEGHTSRSLYAAFEVIELPAGLAKSWYKALGKLGVAIWTTTPWTIPANLAVSVNPDLTYALVEVKPSARYKYLIVAKDLVERLSQTLGCTLKVVATAKGADLENVRYRHPLFERESKIVIGGDYVTTDSGTGLVHTAPGHGLEDYAVGQRYGLPILSPVDENGCFTAEAGAFAGLNVLKEGNEAVIAALQACGALLKEEPYVHKYPYDWRTKKPTIFRATEQWFASVEGFRDAALKAIAEVKWIPAQGENRITAMVAERSDWCISRQRSWGVPIPVFYDKATGEPLLTAETIAHVQAIIRDRGSDAWWELSVAQLLPESLQDQADRYEKGTDTMDVWFDSGSSWAAVLGDQQADLYLEGSDQHRGWFQSSLLTRVAVKGQAPYKAVLTHGFVLDEQGRKMSKSLGNVTDPREVIEGGKNQKQDPAYGADVLRLWVSSVDYANDVPIGKNILKQLADVYRKIRNTARFLLGNLHDFDPDQDAIPYAQLPALDRYMLHRLHEVFSEVTAAFDSFQFYRFFQTIQNLCVVDLSNFYLDIAKDRLYISAVASDRRRSCQTVLAIAVQNLARAIAPVLPHLAEDIWQHLPFKTPYLSVFQSGWVQLPAQWQDPGLASEWQRLRQLRLEVNKVLEQARAEKLIGSSLEAKVWLYVADPQWRDRLAEMNPSDALSGNGVDELRYLFLVSQVELMPQEAGVDVPYVLEAEGLWIGVGHAKGEKCVRCWNYSESVGQSALHPQLCDRCQAALEGTF